The following is a genomic window from Sciurus carolinensis chromosome 3, mSciCar1.2, whole genome shotgun sequence.
TTATCACTTTTAATATAGAATACATAGATatgaaaagacttttaaaaatttgtatccATTCTGCTGAAGTATTCGCACATAAAGCAAGCATTAACCGGTTGATGTGATTTAAAACTTTTCAGTCTAAGATGAGATGGGGAGGAGTGTCTGGGACTCTAGGAGGGGTGGGATGTGGATCTTTAGCAGGGCTGGTGGCCGGCAGGTGCAAAAGGCCAGGCAGCCTCTTAGATGACAGTCTTGGCAAGCCTGCCTGCACGAACCGGGGTCGCTGACCAGGTACCTTAGGTCAGCGTTAGGTAGACCCAAgacagaagggagaaaggaaagacaaaTCTTATATTTTGCTCTGTTCCCCTGTTACTGATTCTCCTTAAGAGAGTTGTCGGGTTGATCCTATCTGTCAAAGCCATCGGCCTCCACTGGGTTCGCCTCCTCCAGAACCAGTGTGCATCAAGGAGCACTCTGCTGGGGGATCTCGCCCAGGAGCAAGTGACTGCTTGCCCCCTTTGAACACCTAATCTAGATCCTTGAACCTGTAAGGGTTGATGGTATCTCACATGCAGGCGATGGGGAAAAGCCGTGTTAAAGAATTCTGTTTACTCACAAGGGCCAAAGAGAGAAGGTAGCTGATTAGAGAGGAAACAGGGATCTGATCTCTCTCTCTGATGACCTGAAGTCCAACAGCTCTAGCCGGAGTTGTTTTTATGGAGAATCTGCAGGTGAGCAGGGCTAGGATTGACAAGTCCCCTCCAAAGACACTGCTTGTTTCTGTAGGAAGCCATTTGAGCTGGAGAAGACTTGCCCCCATACATAACCTATATACAAtgcccactaccaaaaaaaatctgCATTAACGATGGAAACTGCAGAATGGTAGAAAAAGATTTTGAGATCTGACGGCCTCTCGTGCAGAACAGGGCTATAGAGAAAGTGAGACCGAGAAGAACTCGGCTGCTCTTCAAACAGCTTACCAGGGCACCAGAACTACTTCTTCAAAACTCAGAATCCTCCTCTAACGATCGTCGGGACCTCCCCACCACTCCATCCTAACTAAACCTATGGCTTTTATCAGTATGTGAAAGTGTTATCAGATTTGAATGGGAGTAGACAGAAAAGGAGACTGCAGGGGTTTGTCCTACTTTGTAACTCCCACCTCACAGGCATCTTGGAATGTCACCATCAGAAGCAGCTTGGAGACAGATTCTTGCCCATGCTCATGTCTTTCCCACCAGGCCGAGAGCTCGCATTAGCCCAGCCTGTTCTGTcggagtagattttttttttttcatttttattttctttaacatgtGCAAAGGTAAGCCTCGGGTCTGTTCCTACCAGACCCTGGAGAACTAAAAAGAAAGCCCCtctgtaaaaaaaaaaccacacaccgTCCAGAGCAGGGTGAGAAACGTGAGGATGGGAGGGGGGAGCGCCTCCCATCAGCAGGCTGGCGGGgtccagtcacttcccaggtGCAGCTGGCAACAGTCCGTGCTCCTTGCTGGCGGATGCCAAGGGTTGGCTGGCTCTAGGTCCTGCTTCCCGTGGGACTTCAGTGAATCCGCCCAGCCGCACACTTTACCCCTTCCCAGTGTCCTTtgggaaaacaaatggaaagagtCAGAAACCTCATTCCTCTCCCAGGGGGACAACCCCTAGGGGTGCAAAGATCTGAGGCGATGATAGGAGGTCTCGACACTTCATTTGTGCTTAGAGAGGAGGGACCCTGGCTTCCTCATGCTCAGACCTCCAACCTGCCACAGAGGGAGGGAGTCCACAGAAATCCTACCTCCCCACTGCTAGCTGAGGGCCTTGGGCACCAGGAGGCCAGGCGACTACCCTAAGGCAGGAACTCACCTTGTATAGAGATGGAGCACCCTCACCAGTCTGAGCACTAGTCCCCAACCTCGAGTCACTCCGGGCTGGACTAGTGCCAGGCACAAAGCATTTCTGTGTGGCCCCAGGTAGCCTGATGATGAGCTGTCCAAATGGGAGAAGGTCCAGTGAAGCCTACTTCCTTCCCGTGGGTGCACCAAGGTGTGTGTACACTTCACTCATCTGAGTTCCATCTCACAAAGGATGGAGGCACAAAGCCACTTCACAGGCATTCCCAACCACCCTCAGCTCCTCCAGGGGCCTACAGGACCAGTACAAGATGCTACAGAGGCCAAACAGGCTCAGCAGGATTACAGGGATACACCCAACATCCCGCAGCAGGTCAGTGGCAGATCCAGGACCTGGGGTTGGCCAGGCCACTTGACGTGTTCAGTCTTTCTAGTTCATTCTGGTCCCAACATGGGAATAACAAGGTACTGACCAGTGGTTAACTGGAGACCATGGACAAACCCACAAGTGATGGAAAAGGTGTTTCCCCTCACAGGAAGGACCTGGGCAGGACCCTTCCCTTCCTGAACAAAGTCAGTGTGACTGGGGCTCTCCCCCAGGTGTGAAGAAGGCATGTGACTTGCTCTGTGGCTACCTTTCCTACCTGCACTGCCAAGACCCCAGAGTAGCCAAGAGAAATCTTGAGGCTCTGTCCCCTGTAGTCCCTGTCAGCTTATCTCTTGGGCACTCATCAGTGTCCATGtggatgaaaggatgggaagaagtAACCAGGACTCAGCTCATCTATTGGTCTATGGCTCCAAACCAAGCAGCAAACCTGGGGAGTCACTCTTGGTTAGCCCTGCGTGGCCTGGGAATCTCAGCTGTCTTTATGAACCCTGGACCATGGGCCAAGCTCTTCCTGTGCATGGTCTAGCCCATGGGACAGTCCAGCAAGACACGGCTCAGTTCACAAATGAGGAAAGCAGGGCCCCAAGAGCAAAAGAGCTTGCCCAGATTCACTCAAAAAGTTGACTATGAAAAAGCCACCATACTGGGAAATGTTATCTACTTGTCCCCCCATGTGGGAGAGGCCTGTGACTAGAACCACATGGATGTGGGGGTAAAGAGGGCTGGCTGGTGAAGAGCAcagactttattttatatatatatatatttttttttgcagaggattgaactcaggacctccaaatgctaggaaagtgctctcaCCAAGCTACACTCCCTCCTTCTTAGGGTCAGCATTAGTAGAGGGGTTGGAATTGGGGGATTTTCTGGACAGGGAGGGCCAACCCAGCACCTCCTGCCTTGCCTGGCAGATCTTAGCTGCCCATGAAGGGCAGGGACAGAGCTGCAGCCTGCCTCCTGGAGCCACGGATGGGACTTGGGCACCTCTGCCTCAACCAATAGCTCACACGTCCATTTGTGAAACAGGCAGGCTCACAAATGGCCCTCTTGGCCCCATTCGATACTAGTGTTCTGAAACCCAGAGGACCCCACGGCCTCTTCTCAGGATCAGGATCAGGATCTCACTGAAAAGGAGGGACACTATGCTGCCTCTGGTTCTGGTGAGCTTCAGAAGATGGTCACTGTAGTTTTCAAACATTCCTTCCACCTTGACAGGCTGCAGCTGGCCTGTGAGTCCTCTTCACCGTTGACTTTTCTATCATTTCAAAAAGCAATAAATGAGACTGCCAAAGTAATGATGCTATCTCTTTGCACAATGACCGCCTTGTGTCATGACTCTCTGATAGTGTTTATCACACTTCATTAGTGGTGTACTCAGAGAAGCATTCACATCTGTTAGCTAATTTGAGCCTCATATAAATTCGGTTAGGCCCCAATATCACCAGCACGGTACCGATGAAGAAACTAGGGATTGAGGGTTGGACAGCTGGCAAGTGGTGACCCTGGAGCTCACCTTTGTCCTcttaccccccccccccgtgGCTTTTATCCTGCTGTCAAGTAAGGTCATGCCTTTGGCTGCCTTTCTGGACTCTGTCAAGACATAACTTGACCTCCCCAGAGGGACTTCCTGGGAAGAGGGTCACCCTTCAACCAGTGCTGTTGGTCAGgtacctcccaccccccacctcccctcccagcCTCACACAGCACAGACCAGAACCACTGCTCCCAGGCACCTGTGTGGAATGGGACCCCGGGTGGCTACTCTCCCCCAAACCTGCCCTGGAAGCTATGACCCAGTAGGCAAGTGCTTCCCAATTGACCCAGCACTGTCCCTAGCATCCTTCCACCTGCTACTCATGGCACCTCTGGTGAGGATGAGATGAGGAAATGGGTCAATGAGGAAGATCTGTCTGGGTCACAGGGTTGACTAGACCAGGCCGGGCCTAATTCCAAAGCCTGTGCTCACACCTGTATGCGCCAGACCCCAtctcagaggaggagaggaagaaaggcctCCCTGGCCTTAGAGACCTGCCCCGCCCAAGGCTCTATCCATGGTAACCTATCCTGGGGTCCTATGGATCTGAGAGCCAGGGCACCAGGCCTCCCACGCAGGTCACCTCTGGGAAGCTTGGGAACACAGTCCACCAGCCTTTGATCCCTTGATTACGCATCATAGTCACTCTGAACTTGaatccctcctcctgcccatcaTCATCATCCATAAACTCCACAAGACTCTGTGAGAGTGCTCCCTGCTCCACCCAAGCTTCAGATCTGTTGGGATATGGGCTTATCTGCCactcccccacccacctcccGGACACTCGAAGGATTTATGTTTGTACAAAAACTTGCCCTCTAAGTTCCAGGTAGGAGCAAAATAACTCTGCCCCAGGGTTAGAAGAGACCTCAGCCCACTATTTCAGGTATTTTAACCTCCTCATTTGATAACAAGAAAACCAAGACCCAAGaagtgaaaaaaacagaaagttagGGACAAAGTTGAGACCAGACATCAGGTCTCCCAGCTTCCAAGCCCATAGTGCCTCTCTTCTGGCCCCACAGCTGCTCAAAAGTGATGGCCAGTGGCCAAGCAAAAATCTAATCTGGCTCATAATTTACCAAATTgtataagaattttaattaattgcTTTTGTTCTGTGTGCATATACTTAGTTATCTGTGTTTTGTACAATCCACCAAGTTTCTGAGAACCATTTCTACTGAAGTTCAGGAAATCCTGGCTTCTTATTTTGGCTGTGGGGACTTTTGTATCTTAGATAGCTCATAAATAGACTGGGCTGGTGGGCGAGGCGGCAtaggcctgaaatcccagtgacttgtgaggctgaggcaagaggatcgcaagttctgagccagcctcagcaacttagagatgccctgtctctaaataaaaaaatagaaagggctagggatgtcgctcaatggtagaacacccatgagtttaatccctggtaatgaaaaaaagaagaaggaggaggaagaagaggaagaagaaagagagagcgagagagagagaaaagaaagaaagaaagaaagaaagaaagaaagaaagaaagaaagaaagaaagaaagaaaggaggaggaaggcaagAGAATGGGTGGGTCAAGAAGAGGAGACAGGCAAGCTCAAGTGTCCCCCTCCCTGACCCTGAGCCCTACCTGGCTCTCTACTTGCAGGTGTGCACATCGTAGATGCGGATGCACTCCTGGCAGCTGACGTAGCAGCACCAGTGGAAGATGCAGTGGCACTTCTCCTTCCGCTTCTCCGTCCTCGTGTTATGGCCTCGGCCACAGCAAAGCAGATCGCAACCATCAATGCCATGGGAGGTGACATTGCAAGTCCGGTCCCTGGTGCCAAAGGAGCCCGTCTCCGGGTTGGGTTCACAAAAGTTGGGGGAGTTCTCATAGTAGACCAGGTCCCTCTCGGTAGGTGGCTTGAAGAGCGCGTACTTGGCCCGGAGAGTCTCCACCCAGCCTCGGGACTCCCGGTGCTTCTCCACCACCATCTCTGAGGCGCTGTCGTACTTGTCCTTGAGGAAATCCCCGATAGCACGGAAGTCAGGCTGGGCCCACCAGCAGGTCTTCACCTCGCAGCTGCCCGACAGTCCATGGCACTTGCACTTGAGGTGCATGTGATCCAGGATGGTCTGGGGAAGAGGAGTAGCAGTTGGCACCGCAACCTGGGAGCACTCTGCCCACCCACCCTCGTCCCTCCGGCCTCATGAACTCCTACTCTGCTCCAGGAAGAGAATGGATGGGGACTGAGGTATGGATCAAAAGATTCTAGTTTCCCCCTCACACCCTCATCACAGTTCATTTCTCCAAGTGGTAGGAAATAGggattattattcccatttaacGGAGGGGACACTGAGGCTGGGAGCTTTGGTTAGTAGCCTGGGGTCAAACACCCATAGGAAGGGATGGAGGCTGAATTCAAAGACAGCTCCACACCTGCACAGTCAGCCAAAATGCACAGGACGGGCGCGGGTACCTGCCGGGGGTGGGGTGGCCACACTCCCAGCTGACTGATCCCCTAGAGAAACCAAGAACAgcccagggaggaagaggggtgGGCAGAATGGGCGACTGTGGGGTGTAGCTGGGAACCAAGTCTGGCCAAAAGGAAAGGGAAGCCGGATGCACAGGGCCTCTGAAAGGGGCCAAGCCAGGCCAGGGGAAGGCTGGGGTCCCAGGTGTGCTCCCAGCAGGGTTGGGGCGAGGGCAGCCGCGGCTCACCGTGCGGCCTGCCTCGTTGTTGTGTTTGTTCATTGCGGAGCGCGCATCTGGCCTGTTCTCACGAGCGTCTGCGAACTCCCGGGACACTAGCACCCCGAAATCGGCGTCCTCGCTGCAGCCGCCCCACTTCCAGCCTTCTCCGGGTGGCCCCTTATGATGAGAATCGCAGCCGCAGATGGTGGAGGTGCCCTCGGCGCAGGAGCGCGTGACGGCGAAGGCCACGCCGGCCGAGGCGATGGCATGCACGAAGGCCGACTCGCGGGTGGCTGCGGGAGCGACAGGGGGAGGCAGCGCTCAGGTGGGCGCCTGGGACGCACCAGCCCTCCTCCACCTCTCCAgctaggaggaggaagaggagggagtgTTTAATGGCTCACCAGCCCCTAAGGAAGAGGGACCAGACCCTGTGGGTATCCCACTTGCCCGGTGAGTAAACTGAATCCCAGGGCATTGAACAGCCCAGGGCCCCAAATGCTGCTACCGAGCAGAGCAGACTGCACAAACCGAGCAGAAATAACAGCTCCTGGCAGGTGTTGATGGAATAAGGTAGCCAGGCTGTCTTGCCCCTGGCCACCTGCCCATCACCCTCCCAAACTCCAGAGACACCAGCACAGTCCTGAGACCTCTCCACTCCAAGAAAGTTTGACGTCTGTGAGGGGCGAGGCCCGGGAATCTACAGCCTAAACCTACCCAATCCACCCATTTCCCGTCTGCTTGGGCAAACGTTGTTTAAAACCTTTGCTGAGCCTCGGTTACACTCTGTAAAATGGGTACAGTTTCTCTCTGCCACTGGAGTTCCTCACCAGGAAAGCAGGGGCTGATGCCTgcctcttcccctttcccttcccttctcccaccccaaAGCCAAGGTCTTGAACTGAGAAGGTCAGGATCCTTCCAAGACAGTTGGGCAAGGACAGTTCCTCTGGTTCTGCCCCAGGGGAAATTCTCAGAGGTGTCCCCCATTAAGGCTAGCCACCCTCAAATGTTGGGTATGCACGAATGCtgcgctgtgtgtgtgtgtgtgtgtgtgtgtgtttccatttaATATTCTTAACACTACAGATTTGCACATTGTTGGTTAGGGAGGCAAAGGACTGCAAGACTTGCAGTTCAACATCCCCCCTCTTAAAGACGAGGACCCTAGAGCGGGAAGGTGACCGGCAACCTTGAACAGGAGGCAAGACACGAGGCAGTCCTGGGAGCCAGAACTCCCACCTCCTTTCCTGGGCTGTGGCTACCGTTCTGAGTGCTGGGGAGCAGGCGCTCCACAGACTAGAAGGTAGACTTCAAAGCCACTGCTGCCTCCTTGGGGCCCGACACCCTCCAGGGCCACCTGCAGAGCAGGGGCCCGTCCCACTTGCACCACGCCGTAACCCGCGCAGCACCCGCGACCGCGAGCCCGACGGCCGCGGCTTGGGACTCTGTGCCCCGGCGTCCATCCGGCCTCAGGCTCCCGCCGCCCCAGCCCAGACCCTCCCGGCCTCGGCGCCCGCTGGGAGGGGGCCGAGGGCGAGCTCGCGGGCGCCCCTGGCTTCCGGCGGCCCGCGGCCTctcgcggcggcggcggcgcccgGCCCCGGGCTGCGCTCGGTTCCCAGCCCCGGGAACGcgggggcggcgggggcggggcggggattAGCCTGGGAGCGGCGCTGACAGCCCCGCTGTGCCGGTCCCCGTCCGGCGGGGCCCGCTGGGCCGCTCAATCCGCCTTTGTTCGCGCGGTGTCACACCGCATTACCCGCATAATGCGGCCGCCGGGCCCGGGCCGCCGGGCCGGCCGCCACCGCGTAGCAACGGGCGGCTCCCGCGGCCGGGCCGCGCCCCCGGCCCCGGCGCCGGCCGCGCGATCTCCATTGAGCCGGTGGCCCCCGCCCCCGCGCCGCGCCGAGTGGCCAGAGGGCGTGTGAATGGCGCGGCGGCCACAGCGGGCCGGGCCGGGGGCGCGGCGGGGGGCGGCGCTCACGCCCTTTGCGAGCCTCCCGGGGACAGAGGCCTCCAGCGCCCGCGCTGCCGCCTGCGCCCGGCCATCGCGGCCTCGTCCCTTCCGGCCGCCGACCCCCCAACCCCATCCCCTCTGGACTGCTCCTCTCTGCCTCCAGCCGACGCCCCGGGTCGCCCCTCCGGGCCGGCCCAGTCCCTGGGGTTGTTCTCGGCCAGCGCCTAAGTCGTGCGCCCGGAACAGCCGGACTCTGGGTCGCCTGAGTCTCCAGGCGGTGGTCAGAGATTAAACCTTGGCTGCCCCCATAGCCGGAGGCCT
Proteins encoded in this region:
- the Wnt3 gene encoding proto-oncogene Wnt-3, with translation MEPHLLGLLLGLLLGGTRVLAGYPIWWSLALGQQYTSLGSQPLLCGSIPGLVPKQLRFCRNYIEIMPSVAEGVKLGIQECQHQFRGRRWNCTTIDDSLAIFGPVLDKATRESAFVHAIASAGVAFAVTRSCAEGTSTICGCDSHHKGPPGEGWKWGGCSEDADFGVLVSREFADARENRPDARSAMNKHNNEAGRTTILDHMHLKCKCHGLSGSCEVKTCWWAQPDFRAIGDFLKDKYDSASEMVVEKHRESRGWVETLRAKYALFKPPTERDLVYYENSPNFCEPNPETGSFGTRDRTCNVTSHGIDGCDLLCCGRGHNTRTEKRKEKCHCIFHWCCYVSCQECIRIYDVHTCK